In one Fusarium keratoplasticum isolate Fu6.1 chromosome 5, whole genome shotgun sequence genomic region, the following are encoded:
- a CDS encoding Fungal-trans domain-containing protein, producing the protein MPQPSSKQVKFVASDPNRGGLPVKRKQVQHACAACRRKKRRCIHAEDSRDDSPVAATAVAGPEDQDETSPSRSSSVPLALTGSTQTHSSALPEQNGTSNNRASFQYGDSTGPVATPSRRESASMTPKPQSSSRFVGDLNPEGMFVEATGSASVRETSQKGDVGIWLSSTVGGPGQASQFITSRPPPIMDQFLLPFVREHCLSCLPPEKEYRKLKRLFLQKIHPIFPIIPETALEGPSDEPTTIVLRQLVCLAASTDPSVSRYLRLKNRGDEILTCQDFLQSISSAVRAILETSIITDRVLHIRALVILSLYTQPSSSEEADLPAQLGGRAIHHIQTLGLHLLRYDAPNCEELETLFCAVWAVDRINAAAYGRPCLMHERDIGANLDGCIKKRPPCFRLLLSVVQWLDQVIELYRPGPSAEASGLDKVAYIDLPVLEAMIVNADALKVPGSLIATIETFYHAVIILSCRLPRPGTLTAASTLPPPSANARRSLAAERIACAVLRDHLSPMPFVPYAVCLALSVEYRKMRHSRLPMFRARAMHSFRRNCEMLRKFGDYFWSANVVAGLGERVLKEMERAATTLTKDSTPPPPPGETPSSAPSSNSQPNSVPRQPESTVPVANPTMINSVPSVEQPVDFSLIDAISGQDVFGHIDPNFNLNAVEDALEANLDIALPFNWGDWGQYAT; encoded by the exons ATGCCCCAGCCATCGTCGAAGCAGGTCAAGTTTGTGGCCTCGGATCCCAACCGCGGGGGGCTCCCCGTCAAGCGCAAGCAGGTCCAGCACGCCTGTGCCGCGTGTCGACGAAAAAAG AGGCGATGCATTCACGCTGAGGATTCACGCGACGATAGTCCAGTGGCTGCGACGGCTGTCGCCGGACCAGAGGACCAGGACGAGACATCTCCATCCCGGTCATC ATCCGTtccgttggccttgacgggATCAACGCAGACTCACTCCAGTGCTCTACCCGAGCAAAACGGAACAAGCAACAACAGAGCTTCGTTTCAGTATGGCGACTCGACTGGACCTGTCGCGACGCCTTCAAGGCGAGAGTCAGCCAGCATGACGCCAAAGCCTCAGTCATCTTCGCGTTTCGTCGGTGATCTGAATCCAGAGGGCATGTTTGTGGAGGCGACAGGTTCAGCATCAGTTCGCGAAACTTCGCAAAAGGGCGATGTCGGTATCTGGCTCTCGTCCACGGTCGGggggccaggccaggcaTCTCAGTTCATCACGTCACGACCTCCACCGATCATGGACCAGTTCTTGCTTCCCTTTGTTCGAGAACACTGCCTGTCTTGTCTCCCTCCGGAGAAGGAGTATCGCAAATTGAAGCGGTTGTTTCTTCAGAAGATTCATCCCATCTTTCCCATCATCCCGGAGACAGCCTTAGAGGGTCCCTCTGATGAGCCGACCACCATCGTTCTACGGCAACTGGTCTGTCTGGCAGCCTCCACCGATCCCTCCGTATCTCGCTATCTTCGGCTCAAGAATCGGGGAGATGAGATTTTGACGTGCCAAGACTTTTTGCAGTCCATCTCTTCGGCAGTGCGGGCTATTCTTGAAaccagcatcatcaccgaccGCGTCCTTCATATCAGGGCCCTTGTCATACTATCCCTCTACACGCAACCAAGCAGCTCCGAGGAAGCAGATCTCCCGGCACAACTTGGTGGGCGAGCTATTCATCACATCCAGACTCTCGGTCTACACCTTCTCAGGTATGATGCGCCAAACTGCGAAGAGCTCGAGACGTTGTTTTGCGCAGTCTGGGCAGTCGACAGGATCAACGCGGCGGCTTACGGAAGACCATGCCTGATGCATGAGAGAGACATCGGCGCGAATCTCGATGGATGCATTAAGAAGCGTCCACCATGCTTTCGACTGCTGCTGTCTGTGGTACAGTGGCTCGACCAGGTCATTGAGCTCTACCGCCCAGGACCAAGTGCTGAGGCGTCTGGTCTTGACAAGGTCGCCTACATTGATCTTCCTGTGCTCGAGGCCATGATTGTGAATGCCGACGCTCTCAAAGTTCCGGGTTCATTGATTG CCACCATCGAGACTTTCTACCACGCGGTTATTATCCTATCGTGTCGGCTCCCTCGACCAGGCACTCTCACAGCAGCTTCAACTCTTCCTCCGCCATCAGCTAATGCCCGCCGCTCCCTCGCAGCTGAGCGAATAGCATGTGCCGTGTTACGTGATCATCTCAGTCCTATGCCATTCGTTCCCTATGCTGTTTGTCTAGCACTCAGTGTTGAGTATCGCAAGATGAGACATAGCCGCCTGCCAATGTTCCGAGCTCGAGCGATGCATTCTTTCCGGAGAAACTGTGAAATGTTGAGGAAGTTTGGTGACTACTTCTGGAGCGCTAATGTCGttgctggtcttggcgaGAGAGTTCTGAAAGAGATGGAGCGTGCCGCAACAACTCTCACCAAGGACTcaacaccacctcctcctccaggagAAACACCGAGCTCAGCTCCGTCTTCGAATTCACAGCCAAACTCTGTCCCAAGACAACCTGAATCGACGGTTCCGGTGGCTAATCCGACCATGATCAACTCTGTGCCGAGCGTCGAGCAGCCAGTCGACTTTTCACTCATAGACGCCATCTCGGGGCAGGATGTTTTTGGACATATCGatcccaacttcaacctcaacgCTGTCGAAGATGCGCTCGAAGCAAACCTGGACATTGCTCTTCCATTCAACTGGGGAGATTGGGGACAATATGCTACCTGA
- a CDS encoding Arginase — MNTGLIDSRFLSKPEELGVVAVGFSGGQPKAGVDDGPSVLIEAGLLTEIREELGYKIFGDEKVQQFDDIIPESDPDYRGMKKARHASAVTRKIASQTYEHSREGRMTLTLGGDHSIAIGTIAGTAKATRERLNREIAVIWVDAHSDINTPESSDSGNIHGMPVAFLTGLAKDDNEEYFGWIEDDMRLSVKKLVYIGLRSVDVGERKILREHGIKAFSMHDVDRHGIGRVVEMALAHIGNDTPIHLSFDVDALDPMWAPSTGTPVRGGLTLREGDYICEAVHQTGNLVAVDLVEVNPKLADGAQAEQDTIRAGCSLVRCALGETLL, encoded by the exons ATGAACACCGGTCTCATTGACAGCCGCTTCCTctccaagcccgaggagcttggtgttgttgctgttggatTCTCTGGCGGTCAG CCCAAGGCCGGTGTCGACGACGGCCCTTCCGTGCTTATCGAGGCTGGTCTCCTTACTGAGATCCGAGAGGAGCTCGGCTACAAGATCTTTGGCGATGAGAAGGTCCAGCAAttcgacgacatcatcccCGAGTCGGACCCCGACTACCGTGGCATGAAGAAGGCCCGCCATGCCTCGGCCGTCACCCGCAAGATCGCCTCCCAGACCTATGAGCACTCCCGCGAGGGCCGCATGACTCTCACCCTCGGTGGTGACCACAGCATTGCCATTGGAACCATTGCCGGCACTGCCAAGGCCACCCGTGAGCGCCTCAACCGCGAGATCGCCGTCATCTGGGTCGATGCTCACTCCGACATCAACACCCCTGAGAGCAGCGACAGCGGTAACATCCACGGCATGCCCGTGGCCTTCCTCACTGGCCTTGCCAAGGATGACAACGAGGAGTACTTTGGATGGATTGAGGATGACATGCGCCTGAGCGTTAAGAAGCTCGTCTACATTGGTCTCCGCTCTGTCGATGTTGGCGAGCGAAAGATCCTCCGTGAGCACGGCATCAAGGCCTTTAGCATGCACGATGTCGACCG CCACGGCATTGGCCGCGTCGTCGAGATGGCCCTCGCCCACATCGGCAACGACACCCCCATCCACCTGTCCTTCGAtgtcgacgccctcgacCCCATGTGGGCTCCCAGCACCGGAACTCCCGTCCGAGGCGGCCTCACACTCCGCGAGGGTGACTACATCTGCGAGGCCGTGCACCAGACCGGCAACCTTGTGGCCGTCGACCTGGTCGAGGTGAACCCCAAGCTCGCCGATGGCGCGCAGGCTGAGCAGGACACTATCCGTGCCGGCTGCTCCCTGGTGCGATGCGCCCTTGGTGAGACCCTCCTGTAA
- a CDS encoding EthD domain-containing protein, which yields MAFSKVYRATVFARRKEGVTQEEFSRRFARHGTLAGPVIKKHNGIAYIQHHVFDVYAEEFKEKIGPEMAPFFNFAQADGINTLIFPTMDDLVGFFKDPAHEETLNTDVAEFADPTTVTFAVGDENVVIKDGKLLV from the exons ATGGCTTTCAGCAAGGTATACCGCGCTACCGTCTTCGCCAGGAGAAAGGAGGGCGTGACCCAGGAAGAATTCTCCCGTCGCTTCGCTCGTCACGGAACGTTGGCCGGTCCGGtgatcaagaagcacaacGGCATCGCCTACATCCAG CATCACGTTTTCGACGTCTATGCCGAAGAATTCAAAGAAAAGATTGGGCCTGAGATGGcgcccttcttcaacttcgCCCAGGCCGATGGGATCAACACCCTCATCTTCCCGACTatggatgaccttgtcggTTTCTTCAAGGACCCGGCACACGAGGAGACTCTGAATACTGATGTCGCCGAGTTTGCCGATCCAACAACGGTCACCTTTGCAGTTGGAGATGAGAATGTGGTTATCAAGGATGGAAAGTTGCTTGTCTAG